CACCATTATTATCTTGTCGCGAGTGATTACCCACTTGGGTGCTTTATCAGAAGTGACTCCGGCAATTGTGGAAAACTTTTTTTCCCAAGATTTAAATTACCTCCAAGATTTTTACCGTCGAATCAATGGCTTGGAAGGCAAAACTTCCATATCGGAAGATACAGTAAATTCTCCCGAAGCGCTTCTTCATAATTGAATTGGGAATGGGGCATTGAGGAGTGCTGTTAGCGGTAGCGGGGCGTTTAGCCCGTGCTGAGTTCAAAAACTCAACGTTCAAGTAAAAAGGTGCAACTTCCGAGTTCAAAGGCTCAACGTTCAAGCAAAAAGACTCAACTTCCGAGTTCAAAGGTTCAACGTTCAAGCAAAAAGGTGCAACTTCCAAGTTCAAAGGCTCAACGTTCAAGCAAAAAGGTGCAACTTCCGAGTTTAAAGGCTCAACGTTCAAGCAAAAAGGTGCAACTTTCGAGTTCAAAGGTTCAACGTTCAAGCAAAAAGGTGCAACTTCCGAGTTCAAAGACTCAACGTTCAAGCAAAAAGGTGCAACTTCCGAGTTCAAAGGTTCAACGTTCGAGTAAAAAGGCTCAATTTCCGAGTTTTAAGCTTGAAACAATAATATTTCTTCCTAACTCTTAACTCAGCACTCCCCAAAGCCCAATGCCCAAATTAAATAACCTATGCGCCGTAAGAAAGATACTCTCTGCACAGAATTTGCCTTTACTCTTCCTAGAGGATTGAGTGATAGCGAACACCGAGTACATCGTCATGGGGTGATGCGTTTAGCAACAGCCAAAGATGAAATTTTGGTGCAACAAGAGCGCAAAGTTCAGGAAAATCCAGCTTATGGGGTGTTGGTGATGCTTGCACGGGTTATTACTCGTTTGGGTAGTTTCAACTCTGTTAGCCCTGATTTACTCGAAGAACTTCTTTTACATGACATTGCCTATCTCCGAGAATTTTATAATCGAATCAATCAGCAAGGTAATGTACATATTCCGACACAATGTCCCCACTGTAATACTCAATTTTCAGTGGAGCTAGAACTGGCGGGGGAGTCGTAAGCTACCCCTCTGATACTTTATATGAGGAGGTAGCTTTTATTGCTTATCATTTCCACTGGTCACAAGATGATATTTTAAATTTAGAACATACTACCCGTCAGCGATGGGTGGCAGAAATCAATAAAATTAACCAAAAATTAATATGAAAGTAAAAGTTAGCTACTCACCAAATCTAAGTGAAGTCAATGAAGTTGACCTTACCATCGAAACAACAACCAGAGGAGAATGGCTAATAGGTCGTTCTCCTGATTCTGATTTACTCCTAGACAGCCCTGATATCAGTAGGGTACATGCTAAGTTTTTTGTTAAAGGTGGAAATTACTACTTCTCTGACCTTGGCAGTAGAAATGGGTCAATATTTAACGGGAAACAAGCTGAAAAAGATCGACCATATTCTTTAAGTGATGGAGATATTATTCGGATTGCAGATTACGTTTTGATTTTGGAGGCAGTTGCTCCCGCTTATGAGCAACCAGAGACAGTCTTTAGAATTATAGACCCTTCACTGTTTTCTCGGCCGCGATCGCCTGAAAATGTCAGCGCTGCCAATGCTGTTAATCCACCCCCAGAGGTAGTCAAAGAAGTAGAAACCCCTGAAATTAATCCTCCTTCCCCAGAA
This Nostoc sp. C052 DNA region includes the following protein-coding sequences:
- a CDS encoding DUF6760 family protein — its product is MAYHFHWSQDDILNLEHTTRQRWVAEINKINQKLI
- a CDS encoding phage tail assembly protein, which gives rise to MRRKKDTLCTEFAFTLPRGLSDSEHRVHRHGVMRLATAKDEILVQQERKVQENPAYGVLVMLARVITRLGSFNSVSPDLLEELLLHDIAYLREFYNRINQQGNVHIPTQCPHCNTQFSVELELAGES